From the genome of Glycine max cultivar Williams 82 chromosome 2, Glycine_max_v4.0, whole genome shotgun sequence, one region includes:
- the LOC102666984 gene encoding uncharacterized protein: MKLGGEVLTVLQAMPDASPSENAGEPPSYGIPEHAEPLLRKPTQVLEINNVFADSIWSLSDVTIEEILDDVRLECARFGTIKSINVVKHSSDENLATKLEECEVINKVDAKDVSQDTNCITNNTEYSFSDKANYSKFKGTNGMEIHDNKEMEEDKVDEGSSVNVDKSAEVFDDKSCREHLVDDTAVEDAEDKNIPCSIIQECLGQQDTLDDGPEFLDMMVAN, translated from the exons ATGAAGCTGGGAGGGGAAGTACTAACAGTTCTTCAGGCTATGCCTGATGCATCACCCTCG GAAAATGCTGGTGAGCCACCGTCATATGGGATTCCAGAGCATGCAGAACCACTGCTCAGAAAGCCAACGCAAGTACTAGAGATTAATAATGTG TTTGCAGACTCTATTTGGTCTTTATCTGATGTGACAATTGAAGAAATTTTGGATGATGTCCGATTGGAATGTGCAAG ATTTGGGACTATTAAATCAATTAATGTAGTCAAGCATAGCAGTGACGAGAATTTAGCAACCAAATTAGAAGAATGTGAAGTCATAAACAAAGTGGATGCTAAAGATGTTTCTCAAGACACAAACTGTATTACTAATAATACAGAATATAGTTTTTCTGACAAGGCTAATTACTCCAAATTTAAAGGAACAAATGGGATGGAAATCCATGATAACAAAGAAATGGAAGAAGATAAAGTTGATGAGGGTAGCAGTGTTAATGTTGATAAAAGTGCTGAAGTTTTTGATGATAAATCATGTAGAGAACACCTTGTAGATGATACAGCAGTTGAAGATGCAGAGGATAAGAACATACCTTGTAGTATCATTCAAGAATGTCTGGGTCAACAGGATACTCTCGATGATGGGCCAGAATTTCTTGATATGATGGTTGCTAACTGA